The Apibacter raozihei DNA segment GATCAAATTTAACCTCATAATCATCAGCCATTTTTCCGTAATAATTGGCTGATGCACTTTCGGTAACGTGAAATAAAATTATACTGGTATTTAAATCAGCTATTAATGGAAGATAATTCAACACACGATTATCGTTTTCACTAAAATCTAAAGCCAAACCAATAGTTTCAAAAGGTGGAATTTCACCAATTTTTTTCTGTATACGGGTTTTATGAACAGAGTAATTAAGTTTTTGAGTTTTCTTTATCCAAGGATATACAAGTATACTGACAAGGAATAGTAGCATACCCAAAGAAACACCACCAAGTAAAAGCTTAATAAAGATTGATACATCAGGACTGTTGTATAAATTTATTTCCTCATCATATATAAGTTTAATATTTAAAAGAACAATAACAGTACACACAATCCATGATAATATTTTTACTGGTAGTTTAATTACAAATTTCCCCATCTTTTGTTTATCACTTACAAAATGAATCAAAGGAATTACGGCAAACCCTAGTTGCATACTCAACAGTACCTGACTGAAAATTAGCATTTCATCAACAGAATTTTCCCCAAGTATACTAATTACAATTACAGCTGGAATGATAGCAAGCATTCGGGTTAGTAATCTTCTTAATGCAGGATTCATACGAAAATGCAGATAACCTTCCATAACAATCTGTCCAGCTAATGTACCTGTTACAGTTGAACTTTGTCCGGCGGCAATTAAAGCAATTGCAAAAAGAAATGGAGCCAAAGGACCTAATAAATTAGATAGCATTTTATGAGCATCATGTAAACCGGCAACATCATGAAGTCCAGCCTTGTAAAAGGTTGCTGCAGCTAAAATCAATATAGCAGCATTAACAAAAAAGGCCATATTTAAAGCTATTAGACTGTCATAAAAATTATATTTAATTGCATTTTTAATGGATTTATAATCACGTTTTATTTTTCTGGTTTGCACGAGTGCCGAATGCAG contains these protein-coding regions:
- a CDS encoding Nramp family divalent metal transporter, translating into MSKKSLQEVHQSVDTDSSKKWRRIFAFFGPAYLVAVGYLDPGNWATDIAGGSKFGYALIWVLLMSNIMALLLQSLSARLGIVRGLDLAQTNREYYPKWMNYILYGFAEIAIAATDLAEVLGMAIGLQLLFGLDLIWGVWIAALDTLLLLVLQRFGIRKMEAFIIALVSIIGGCFLMEMFLAKPDLGEVVKGFKPTLPNNEALYIAIGIIGATVMPHNLYLHSALVQTRKIKRDYKSIKNAIKYNFYDSLIALNMAFFVNAAILILAAATFYKAGLHDVAGLHDAHKMLSNLLGPLAPFLFAIALIAAGQSSTVTGTLAGQIVMEGYLHFRMNPALRRLLTRMLAIIPAVIVISILGENSVDEMLIFSQVLLSMQLGFAVIPLIHFVSDKQKMGKFVIKLPVKILSWIVCTVIVLLNIKLIYDEEINLYNSPDVSIFIKLLLGGVSLGMLLFLVSILVYPWIKKTQKLNYSVHKTRIQKKIGEIPPFETIGLALDFSENDNRVLNYLPLIADLNTSIILFHVTESASANYYGKMADDYEVKFDQNKLEDYKKLLHQEGYTTVETCLGFGTPAVNLPKLIKENNIDLLLMAKHGHKGLGDFIFGTTTKQLKNKADIPILIV